From the genome of Glycine max cultivar Williams 82 chromosome 2, Glycine_max_v4.0, whole genome shotgun sequence, one region includes:
- the LOC100786443 gene encoding nucleobase-ascorbate transporter 7, translating to MAAAAPPPKPEELQPHPVKDQLPNVSYCITSPPPWPEAILLGFQHYLVMLGTTVLIPTTLVTQMGGGNEEKAKMVQTLLFVAGINTFFQTLFGTRLPAVIGGSCTFVPTTISIIFAGRYSDIVNPQERFERIMRGTQGALIVASTLQIVVGFSGLWRNVVRFLSPLSAVPLVALSGFGLYELGFPVLAKCVEIGLPEIVFLLVFSQYIPHVMKGEKRIFDRFAVIFSVTIVWIYAHLLTVGGAYKNVPQTTQETCRTDRAGIISGAPWIRIPYPFQWGAPTFDAGEAFATMAASFVALVESTGAFIAVSRYASATPMPPSVLSRGIGWQGVGILLSGIFGTGNGSSVSVENAGLLALTQVGSRRVVQISAGFMIFFSILGKFGAVFASIPAPIVAALYCLFFAYVGSAGLGFLQFCNLNSFRTKLILGFSIFMGFSIPQYFNEYTAFKNYGPVHTHARWFNDMINVPFSSKAFVAGSLALFLDTTLHNKDSQTRKDRGMHWWDRFSSFKTDTRSEEFYSLPFNLNKFFPSV from the exons ATGGCAGCAGCTGCACCACCACCCAAGCCGGAAGAGCTTCAGCCACACCCTGTGAAAGATCAACTTCCAAATGTTTCATACTGCATCACTAGTCCTCCTCCATGGC CGGAGGCGATACTACTTGGTTTCCAACATTACTTGGTGATGCTTGGCACAACTGTTCTAATACCAACCACTCTTGTTACTCAGATGGGAGGAGGAAAT gaagagaaagcaaaaatggTCCAGACTCTGCTGTTTGTTGCTGGCATAAACACATTTTTCCAAACACTATTTGGGACTCGTCTACCTGCAGTTATTGGAGGATCCTGCACCTTTGTGCCAACTACCATTTCTATCATTTTTGCTGGTCGCTACAGTGACATTGTGAATCCTCAGGAG AGGTTTGAGAGGATAATGCGTGGAACACAGGGTGCGCTTATTGTTGCTTCGACCTTGCAAATTGTTGTTGGCTTCAGTGGCCTTTGGCGCAATGTAGTGAG GTTCTTAAGCCCTCTCTCTGCTGTTCCCTTGGTTGCTCTGTCAGGCTTTGGACTTTATGAGTTGGGCTTTCCTGTG CTTGCAAAATGTGTGGAGATTGGGCTGCCGGAAATCGTATTCTTACTAGTATTTTCACAG TACATTCCTCATGTGATGAAAGGAGAAAAGCGTATCTTTGATCGATTTGCAGTTATATTCTCAGTGACAATTGTGTGGATTTATGCTCATCTTCTCACTGTGGGTGGAGCATATAAAAATGTACCACAGACAACTCAAGAGACTTGCAGAACTGATCGTGCTGGAATTATAAGTGGTGCACCTTG GATTAGAATCCCATATCCTTTCCAGTGGGGAGCTCCTACATTTGATGCTGGAGAAGCTTTTGCAACGATGGCTGCTTCATTTGTTGCACTAGTAGAG TCAACAGGTGCTTTTATTGCTGTTTCAAGGTATGCAAGTGCAACTCCAATGCCACCTTCAGTTCTTAGCCGTGGTATCGGTTGGCAG GGGGTAGGAATTTTGTTATCAGGGATCTTTGGGACAGGGAATGGATCATCAGTTTCTGT AGAGAATGCTGGACTCTTAGCTTTAACGCAAGTTGGTAGCCGCAGGGTTGTTCAAATATCAGCAGGATTCATGATCTTTTTCTCCATACTTG GAAAATTCGGAGCTGTGTTTGCTTCAATCCCAGCACCAATAGTTGCAGCTTTATATTGCCTTTTCTTTGCCTATGTGG GTTCTGCAGGCCTCGGTTTCCTTCAGTTTTGCAATTTAAACAGCTTTAGAACTAAACTCATCTTGGGGTTCTCTATTTTCATGGGCTTCTCTATACCACAATACTTCAATGAGTACACTGCATTTAAGAACTATGGTCCTGTGCACACTCACGCTAGATGG TTCAATGACATGATCAATGTCCCATTCTCATCAAAAGCATTTGTTGCTGGCTCCTTGGCACTGTTCTTGGATACCACATTGCACAACAAAGACAGTCAAACACGTAAGGACAGAGGCATGCACTGGTGGGACAGATTCAGTTCATTCAAGACAGATACAAGGAGTGAGGAGTTTTACTCTCTACCTTTCAATCTAAACAAGTTCTTTCCCTCTGTATGA
- the LOC113000233 gene encoding uncharacterized mitochondrial protein AtMg00810-like: MALLGAEFAMKDLGPLSFFVGIVVSRDANGMFLSQKQYATENIERAGMANCSSCPTPVDTKPKLNASKDSPYEDPTKYCSLAGALQYLTFTRPDISYAVQQICLHMHDPRNEHMSALKHILRYLQGTLSYGLHLYKSSFNKLISYTDADWGGCPDTRRSTSGYCVFLGDNLISWSSKRQPTLSCSSAEAEYR, encoded by the coding sequence ATGGCTCTCTTGGGTGCCGAGTTTGCTATGAAGGATCTAGGTCCTCTAAGCTTCTTTGTGGGGATTGTTGTGTCCCGCGATGCTAATGGCATGTTCTTATCTCAAAAACAGTACGCCACAGAGAACATTGAGAGAGCTGGTATGGCTAATTGCAGCTCTTGTCCCACTCCTGTTGATaccaaaccaaaacttaatGCATCGAAGGATTCACCTTATGAGGATCCTACGAAGTACTGCAGTCTGGCTGGTGCCTTACAATATCTTACCTTTACTAGACCTGACATTTCTTATGCAGTTCAACAAATCTGCCTTCACATGCATGATCCTAGAAACGAGCATATGAGTGCTCTTAAGCATATTTTGCGCTATTTGCAGGGTACTTTGTCTTATGGTCTACACTTGTATAAATCCTCTTTCAACAAGCTCATTTCTTATACTGATGCTGACTGGGGAGGATGCCCAGATACTAGACGTTCTACTTCCGGCTATTGTGTTTTTCTAGGTGACAACTTGATATCATGGTCGTCCAAAAGACAACCAACTTTGTCATGTTCCAGTGCTGAGGCTGAATATCGATGA
- the LOC100788415 gene encoding protein ALTERED XYLOGLUCAN 4, which produces MGSTIPFKDNLVSFTKRIVPSTFYALLPIALLCTYFHLLSLTPHSTTTTYHPSLSFPPAPPSSSSSLSTEKDKTYQNPCDYSNGDWVRDRRSPLYNVTTCGTIKESEKCISNGRPDSGYLYWRWKPNECNLPRFEPLTFLQLVQNKHIAFVGDSLARNQLESLLCMLSTISTPNLVYQSANDNKFRRWHFPSHNANFSLYWSPFLVQGVERSNEGPYYNTMYLDHVNERWARDLDWFDMVVVSFGHWFLLPSVYYENGSVIGSLNCQDLNHTQMDFYVPLRKVLRTTLSSIIERKKGKGNNGVDVIVKTFSPAHFEGDWNKAGTCSKTEPYKKEEKELEGMDAEIRKIEIEEVENAKAKASEFRGFRLEVLDVTKLALLRPDGHPGPYMNPFPFAKGVPERVQNDCVHWCLPGPIDTWNEIFLEMIKKWEEQQRER; this is translated from the exons ATGGGAAGCACAATCCCTTTCAAAGACAACTTGGTTTCCTTCACAAAGAGAATTGTTCCCTCCACTTTCTACGCTCTGCTTCCCATTGCTCTGCTTTGTACATACTTCCACCTTCTCTCCCTCACTCCACATTCCACAACCACCACCTACCacccttctctttcttttcctcctgctccaccttcatcatcttcttctttatCCACAG AAAAGGACAAAACTTACCAAAACCCATGTGACTACTCTAATGGTGATTGGGTACGTGACAGAAGAAGCCCTTTATACAATGTAACTACTTGTGGTACAATCAAAGAGAGTGAGAAATGCATATCCAATGGAAGGCCTGATTCAGGCTATCTATATTGGAGATGGAAACCCAATGAGTGCAATCTTCCAAGGTTTGAACCTCTCACTTTTCTCCAACTCGTTCAGAACAAACACATTGCATTTGTTGGTGACTCTTTGGCTAGGAACCAATTAGAGTCTCTTCTTTGCATGTTATCCACTATTTCAACTCCAAACCTTGTCTATCAAAGTGCCAATGACAACAAATTTCGTCGTTGGCACTTCCCTTCTCACAATGCGAACTTCTCCTTGTATTGGTCACCTTTTCTTGTGCAAGGTGTTGAAAGGTCAAATGAAGGGCCATACTACAACACTATGTATTTGGATCATGTTAATGAGAGGTGGGCAAGGGATTTGGATTGGTTTGACATGGTTGTGGTGTCATTTGGGCATTGGTTTTTGCTTCCTTCGGTTTACTATGAAAATGGTTCGGTTATAGGTAGCCTAAATTGTCAAGATCTTAATCACACTCAGATGGATTTTTATGTTCCATTAAGGAAGGTTTTGAGGACCACTCTTAGTAGtataattgagagaaaaaagggTAAGGGAAATAATGGAGTTGATGTAATTGTGAAGACATTTTCACCTGCTCATTTTGAAGGTGATTGGAACAAAGCTGGTACTTGTTCAAAGACTGAGCCTTATAAGAAGGAGGAAAAGGAACTTGAAGGAATGGATGCTGAGATAAGAAAGATTGAGATAGAAGAAGTGGAGAATGCAAAGGCAAAAGCTAGTGAATTTAGAGGGTTTAGATTGGAGGTACTTGATGTAACAAAATTAGCATTGCTGAGACCAGATGGTCATCCTGGTCCTTATATGAATCCTTTCCCATTTGCTAAGGGAGTTCCAGAACGTGTGCAGAATGATTGTGTTCATTGGTGCTTGCCAGGGCCTATAGACACTTGGAATGAGATTTTTCTAGAGATGATTAAAAAATGGGAGGAACAACAAAGAGAAAGGTGA